The following coding sequences lie in one Saimiri boliviensis isolate mSaiBol1 chromosome 6, mSaiBol1.pri, whole genome shotgun sequence genomic window:
- the LOC120360979 gene encoding tripartite motif-containing protein 43B-like — translation MDSDFTLAFQKELNCVICLDYLVDPVTIGCGHSFCRPCLCLSWEGARSPANCPACGEPSHQKDFKTDIRLKTLVTIARKASLWQFLSSEKQICGTHRETKKMFCDTDKSLLCSLCSDSQKHRAHKHYPIEGAAEECREKLLKQMRILWEKIQENQRNLNEERKRITLWRRFVYLRALMTRNEYRKLHPDLRKEEKQHLESLYKAHKEIFPQLQRSWINKYRKKKHLKEVYQELMEMCHKPDVELLQDSGDIMARSESVMLHMPQPVNPELSAGPITGLVHRLNRFRVDISFDYEVSNHSIRLFEDVRSWMMTPHREGGSLNSDRSDYFAAWGAQGFSSGKHYWELNVNDSWDWALGVCKESWIRKNGTVITSKDIFLLLCVKVDHHFHLLTTSPMLPHYVEKPLGRVGVFLDFESGTVSFFNVTKSSLIWSYPAGSLNFPVRPFFYTGHK, via the exons ATGGACTCAGACTTTACACTGGCCTTCCAGAAGGAACTCAACTGTGTCATCTGCCTGGACTACCTGGTAGACCCTGTCACCataggctgtgggcacagcttctgtagaccctgtctctgtctttcctggGAAGGAGCCCGAAGTCCTGCCAATTGCCCGGCATGTGGGGAACCATCACACCAAAAGGACTTCAAAACTGATATTCGTCTGAAGACTTTAGTGACCATTGCCAGAAAAGCAAGTCTCTGGCAGTTCCTGAGCTCCGAGAAACAAATATGTGGGACCCATAGGGAAACAAAGAAGATGTTCTGTGACACAGACAAGAGTCTGCTCTGCTCACTGTGCTCTGACTCTCAGAAGCACAGGGCTCACAAACACTATCCCATTGAAGGGGCAGCTGAAGAATGCCGG GAGAAGCTCTTAAAGCAAATGAGGATTTTATGGGAAAAGattcaagaaaatcagagaaatctaaatgaggagagaaaaagaatcacCCTCTGGAGG CGCTTTGTGTATCTCCGGGCACTGATGACCAGGAATGAGTATAGGAAGCTGCATCCAGATCTCcgtaaggaagaaaaacaacatttagagAGTCTGTACAAGGCACACAAAGAGATATTTCCACAACTCCAGAGAAGCTGGATTAACAAGTATCGaaagaagaaacacttgaaaGAAGTGTATCAGGAACTAATGGAAATGTGTCATAAACCAGATGTGGAGCTGCTCCAG gATTCGGGAGACATCATGGCCAG GAGCGAGTCCGTGATGCTGCACATGCCCCAGCCTGTGAATCCAGAGCTCAGTGCAGGGCCCATCACTGGACTGGTGCACAGGCTCAACCGCTTCCGAG TGGATATTTCCTTCGATTATGAAGTAAGCAATCACAGTATCAGGCTGTTTGAGGATGTGAGAAGTTGGATGATGACACCTCACCGGGAAGGTGGATCTTTGAATTCTGACAGATCTGACTATTTTGCTGCATGGGGAGCCCAGGGCTTCTCCTCTGGGAAACACTACTGGGAGCTGAATGTGAATGACTCTTGGGACTGGGCTCTGGGAGTCTGTAAGGAGTCCTGGATAAGGAAGAATGGCACCGTGATTACATCTAaggacatatttcttcttttatgtgtgaAGGTGGATCATCATTTCCATCTCTTGACCACCTCTCCAATGCTTCCTCACTATGTAGAGAAACCTCTGGGCCGGGTTGGTGTGTTTCTGGATTTTGAAAGTGGAACTGTGAGTTTTTTCAATGTCACCAAGAGTTCCCTCATATGGAGTTACCCGGCTGGCTCCTTAAATTTCCCTGTCAGGCCTTTCTTTTACACTGGCCACAAATGA
- the LOC141584790 gene encoding tripartite motif-containing protein 43B-like codes for MDSDFTLAFQKELNCDICLDYLVDPVTIGCGHSFCRPCLCLSWEGARSPANCPACGEPSHQNDFKTDIRLKTLVTIARKASLWQFLSSEKQICGTHRETKKMFCDTDKSLLCSLCSDSQKHRAHKHYPIEGAAEECREKLLKQMRILWEKIQENQRNLNEERKRITFWRRYVNLRALMTRNEYSKLHPDLRKEEKQHLESLYKANKEIFPQLQRSWINKYRKKKHLKEVYQELMEMCHKPDVELLQDSGDIMARSESVMLHMPQPVNPELSAGPITGLVHKLIRFRVNISFDYEVSNHSIRLFEDVRNLMMTPHWEGGSLNSDRSDYFAAWGARGFSSGKHYWELNVNDSWDWALGVCKESWIRKNGTMITSKDIFLLLCVKVDHHFHLLTTSPMLPHYVEKPLGRVGVFLDFESGTVSFFNVTKSSLIWSYPAGSLNFPVRPFFYTGHK; via the exons ATGGACTCAGACTTTACACTGGCCTTCCAGAAGGAACTCAACTGTGACATCTGCCTGGACTACCTGGTAGACCCTGTCACCataggctgtgggcacagcttctgtagaccctgtctctgtctttcctggGAAGGAGCCCGAAGTCCTGCCAATTGCCCGGCATGTGGGGAACCATCACACCAAAACGACTTCAAAACTGATATTCGTCTGAAGACTTTAGTGACCATTGCCAGAAAAGCAAGTCTCTGGCAGTTCCTGAGCTCCGAGAAACAAATATGTGGGACCCATAGGGAAACAAAGAAGATGTTCTGTGACACAGACAAGAGTCTGCTCTGCTCACTGTGCTCTGACTCTCAGAAGCACAGGGCTCACAAACACTATCCCATTGAAGGGGCAGCTGAAGAATGCCGG GAGAAGCTCTTAAAGCAAATGAGGATTTTATGGGAAAAGattcaagaaaatcagagaaatctaaatgaggagagaaaaagaatcacCTTCTGGAGG CGCTATGTGAATCTCCGGGCACTGATGACCAGGAATGAGTATAGTAAGCTGCATCCAGATCTCcgtaaggaagaaaaacaacatttagagAGTCTGTACAAGGCAAACAAAGAGATATTTCCACAACTCCAGAGAAGCTGGATTAACAAGTATCGaaagaagaaacacttgaaaGAAGTGTATCAGGAACTAATGGAAATGTGTCATAAACCAGATGTGGAGCTGCTCCAG gATTCGGGAGACATCATGGCCAG GAGCGAGTCCGTGATGCTGCACATGCCCCAGCCTGTGAATCCAGAGCTCAGTGCAGGGCCCATCACTGGACTGGTGCACAAGCTCATCCGCTTCCGAG TGAACATTTCCTTCGATTATGAAGTAAGCAATCACAGTATCAGGCTGTTTGAGGATGTGAGAAATTTGATGATGACACCTCACTGGGAAGGTGGATCTTTGAATTCTGACAGATCTGACTATTTTGCTGCATGGGGAGCCCGGGGCTTCTCCTCTGGGAAACACTACTGGGAGCTGAATGTGAATGACTCTTGGGACTGGGCTCTGGGAGTCTGTAAGGAGTCCTGGATAAGGAAGAATGGCACCATGATTACATCTAaggacatatttcttcttttatgtgtgaAGGTGGATCATCATTTCCATCTCTTGACCACCTCTCCAATGCTTCCTCACTATGTAGAGAAACCTCTGGGCCGGGTTGGTGTGTTTCTGGATTTTGAAAGTGGAACTGTGAGTTTTTTCAATGTCACCAAGAGTTCCCTCATATGGAGTTACCCGGCTGGCTCCTTAAATTTCCCTGTCAGGCCTTTCTTTTACACTGGCCACAAATGA
- the LOC141584791 gene encoding tripartite motif-containing protein 43B-like, translated as MDSDFTLAFQKELNCDICLDYLVDPVTIGCGHSFCRPCLCLSWEGARSPANCPACGEPSHQNDFKTDIRLKTLVTIARKASLWQFLSSEKQICGTHRETKKIFCDTDKSLLCSLCSDSQKHRAHKHYPIEGAAEECREKLLKQMRILWEKIQENQRNLNEERKRITFWRRYVNLRALMTRNEYSKLHPDLRKEEKQHLESLYKANKEIFPQLQRSWINKYRKKKHLKEVYQELMEMCHKPDVELLQDSGDIMARSESVMLHMPQPVNPELSAGPITGLVHKLIRFRVNISFDYEVSNHSIRLFEDVRNLMMTPHREGGSLNSDRSDYFAAWGARGFSSGKHYWELNVNDSWDWALGVCKESWIRKNGTMITSKDIFLLLCVKVDHHFHLLTTSPMLPHYVEKPLGRVGVFLDFESGTVSFFNVTKSSLIWSYPAGSLNFPVRPFFYTGHK; from the exons ATGGACTCAGACTTTACACTGGCCTTCCAGAAGGAACTCAACTGTGACATCTGCCTGGACTACCTGGTAGACCCTGTCACCataggctgtgggcacagcttctgtagaccctgtctctgtctttcctggGAAGGAGCCCGAAGTCCTGCCAATTGCCCGGCATGTGGGGAACCATCACACCAAAACGACTTCAAAACTGATATTCGTCTGAAGACTTTAGTGACCATTGCCAGAAAAGCAAGTCTCTGGCAGTTCCTGAGCTCCGAGAAACAAATATGTGGGACCCATAGGGAAACAAAGAAGATATTCTGTGACACAGACAAGAGTCTGCTCTGCTCACTGTGCTCTGACTCTCAGAAGCACAGGGCTCACAAACACTATCCCATTGAAGGGGCAGCTGAAGAATGCCGG GAGAAGCTCTTAAAGCAAATGAGGATTTTATGGGAAAAGattcaagaaaatcagagaaatctaaatgaggagagaaaaagaatcacCTTCTGGAGG CGCTATGTGAATCTCCGGGCACTGATGACCAGGAATGAGTATAGTAAGCTGCATCCAGATCTCcgtaaggaagaaaaacaacatttagagAGTCTGTACAAGGCAAACAAAGAGATATTTCCACAACTCCAGAGAAGCTGGATTAACAAGTATCGaaagaagaaacacttgaaaGAAGTGTATCAGGAACTAATGGAAATGTGTCATAAACCAGATGTGGAGCTGCTCCAG gATTCGGGAGACATCATGGCCAG GAGCGAGTCCGTGATGCTGCACATGCCCCAGCCTGTGAATCCAGAGCTCAGTGCAGGGCCCATCACTGGACTGGTGCACAAGCTCATCCGCTTCCGAG TGAACATTTCCTTCGATTATGAAGTAAGCAATCACAGTATCAGGCTGTTTGAGGATGTGAGAAATTTGATGATGACACCTCACCGGGAAGGTGGATCTTTGAATTCTGACAGATCTGACTATTTTGCTGCATGGGGAGCCCGGGGCTTCTCCTCTGGGAAACACTACTGGGAGCTGAATGTGAATGACTCTTGGGACTGGGCTCTGGGAGTCTGTAAGGAGTCCTGGATAAGGAAGAATGGCACCATGATTACATCTAaggacatatttcttcttttatgtgtgaAGGTGGATCATCATTTCCATCTCTTGACCACCTCTCCAATGCTTCCTCACTATGTAGAGAAACCTCTGGGCCGGGTTGGTGTGTTTCTGGATTTTGAAAGTGGAACTGTGAGTTTTTTCAATGTCACCAAGAGTTCCCTCATATGGAGTTACCCGGCTGGCTCCTTAAATTTCCCTGTCAGGCCTTTCTTTTACACTGGCCACAAATGA